A portion of the Gossypium arboreum isolate Shixiya-1 chromosome 8, ASM2569848v2, whole genome shotgun sequence genome contains these proteins:
- the LOC108459770 gene encoding universal stress protein A-like protein, giving the protein MEAVNLKKKQCKIVVAVDESAESMYALSWCLSNLMSQATINTIVLLYVKPPPPVYSSLDVAGYIFSGDVIRALEAYGNDLVNSVMGRAEDICGKFSSNIKVDRLVGSGDARDVICNIVDKIKADTLVMGSHGYGFFKRAILGSVSDHCAKHVKCPVVIVKHPEKI; this is encoded by the exons ATGGAAGCAGTGAACCTCAAGAAAAAGCAGTGCAAAATTGTCGTGGCAGTAGATGAGAGTGCTGAGAGCATGTATGCACTTTCATGGTGCCTTTCTAATTTGATGTCTCAAGCCACAATCAATACCATTGTTCTTCTTTATGTCAAGCCTCCGCCTCCTGTCTACTCTTCCTTGGATGTTGCAG GGTATATATTTTCCGGCGATGTGATCCGAGCCTTGGAGGCCTATGGCAATGACCTGGTGAATTCAGTGATGGGTCGAGCTGAAGATATATGTGGCAAATTTAGCAGCAAT ATAAAAGTGGACCGACTTGTTGGAAGTGGAGATGCAAGGGACGTTATATGTAATATAGTGGATAAAATCAAAGCAGATACGTTGGTGATGGGAAGCCATGGTTACGGTTTCTTCAAAAG GGCGATATTAGGAAGCGTGAGTGATCATTGTGCCAAACATGTTAAATGTCCAGTGGTGATCGTGAAACATCCAGAGAAGATATAA